In Haemorhous mexicanus isolate bHaeMex1 chromosome 6, bHaeMex1.pri, whole genome shotgun sequence, a single window of DNA contains:
- the LOC132328556 gene encoding mas-related G-protein coupled receptor member D-like, with protein sequence MEVSTMTPLFTSPADRPGQCEINVSSMAMHFVTLLVGLCGLAGNGAFLWLLQINAITDFVAFNQATIDFLFLIFIVPSTLLFLVEEVSCSAIMPPMYLSLLSQLSLFTYTMGLFQLMFISIERCRSILCLFFCVGQLSEHLLWVLMSALFWALFFIVTAVNPTVTSLCQSHEQEQCQVALTSMYALNLFLFAAPMVISSTILFIHLKPGSQQQHKRLDIVIFLVAHFSLPLSLWSLLQQLGYTAVPSQVVFLLTCITSSIKPFIYFLVGSWKRDCSMGSCWRQCSIESCRKHSSMQSLRKAIHRVFEEPEENRAHRNVPSVDTGV encoded by the coding sequence ATGGAGGTGAGCACCATGACCCCTCTTTTCACCTCACCAGCTGACCGACCTGGTCAGTGTGAGATCAATGTCTCCAGCATGGCCATGCACTTTGTGACACTGCTCGTCGGTCTctgtgggctggctgggaacGGGGCTTTCCTCTGGCTCCTCCAAATTAATGCCATCACTGACTTTGTGGCATTCAACCAGGCCACCATTGacttcctcttcctcattttCATAGTCCCCTCCACCCTGCTCTTCCTTGTGGAGGAGGTTTCCTGCTCTGCTATAATGCCCCCAATGTATTTGAGCTTGCTTTCCCAGCTATCACTGTTCACCTACACCATGGGGCTGTTCCAGCTGATGTTCATCAGCATCGAGAGGTGCAGGTCCATCCTCTGCCTCTTCTTCTGCGTTGGACAACTTTCCGAGCACCTCTTGTGGGTGTTGATGAGTGCCCTGTTCTGGGCCTTGTTCTTTATTGTCACCGCTGTTAATCCCACAGTGACTTCCCTGTGCCAGTCACACGAGCAGGAGCAATGCCAGGTGGCTCTCACCTCCATGTACGCCCTCAACCTCTTCCTATTTGCTGCACCCATGGTCATTTCCAGCACAATCCTCTTCATTCATCTCaagcctggctcccagcagcagcacaagagaCTTGACATCGTTATCTTCCTCGTTGCACACTTCAGTCTGCCCCTCAGTCTCTggtctctcctgcagcagctcggTTACACGGCTGTGCCCTCCCAGGTGGTTTTCCTGCTCACCTGCATCACCAGCAGCATCAAACCCTTCATCTACTTCTTGGTggggagctggaagagagaCTGCTCcatggggagctgctggagacagtGCTCCAtagagagctgcaggaagcactCCTCCATGCAGTCTCTAAGGAAGGCGATCCACAGGGTGTTTGAGGAGCCAGAAGAGAACAGAGCCCACAGAAATGTTCCCTCTGTGGACACGGGGGTCTGA
- the LOC132328291 gene encoding mas-related G-protein coupled receptor member H-like, giving the protein MEVTTVSPPATSPTEGDDLCNTDVTTMVTHSVTLLICLCGLAGNGAVLCLLSLKKSGNAGIFDLAVMDFLILLFAVPSALLILVEDVSCSLIMPLMYMNFLFQLSVVSHYWALLWLMRSNKILFMREIWNLCCRCDLPEHLWWVLDSAQYWAFFALFTVIPSVTFLCPSHEQEHCRAAFISMYTLILLFLAAPLLISSTIDLINAKPGSQQQQPKRRDIVLFIILLLTLLLSLWNFLQQLSYITVSSQVVFLLTCIHSTIKPFIYFLVGRCRRPCSMWSLRLSLQRIFEEPKENNADSGDPAMDMGV; this is encoded by the coding sequence ATGGAGGTGACCACCGTGTCCCCACCTGCCACCTCACCCACTGAAGGAGACGATCTGTGTAACACAGATGTTACCACCATGGTCACACACAGTGTGACACTGCTCATCTGCCTctgtgggctggctgggaacggggctgtgctctgcctccTTAGCCTGAAAAAAAGCGGGAACGCTGGCATCTTTGACCTGGCTGTCATGGACTTCCTCATTCTCCTCTTTGCAgtcccctctgccctccttaTCCTGGTGGAGGATGTGTCCTGCTCTCTTATCATGCCCTTGATGTACATGAacttccttttccagctgtccGTGGTCTCCCACTactgggccctgctctggctgaTGCGCAGCAACAAGATACTGTTTATGCGTGAGATCTGGAACCTCTGTTGCCGCTGCGACCTCCCTGAGCACCTGTGGTGGGTGCTGGACAGTGCCCAATACTGGGCCTTCTTTGCTCTCTTCACTGTCATTCCCTCAGTGACATTCCTGTGCCCATCACACGAGCAGGAGCACTGCCGggctgctttcatttccatgtACACCCTCATCCTGCTCTTCTTGGCTGCACCCCTGCTCATTTCCAGCACAATCGATTTAATTAATGCCAAGCccggctcccagcagcagcaacccaAGAGGCGTGACATCGTTCTCTTCATCATTTTGCTCCTCACTCTCCTTCTCAGCCTCTGgaatttcctgcagcagctcagttaCATCACTGTGTCCTCACAGGTTGTTTTCCTGCTCACCTGCATCCACAGCACCATCAAACCCTTCATCTACTTCTTGGTGGGGAGGTGCAGGAGGCCCTGCTCCATGTGGTCCCTCCGGCTCTCCCTCCAGAGGATTTTTGAAGAGCCCAAAGAAAACAATGCCGACAGTGGTGATCCTGCCATGGACATGGGGGTCTGA
- the LOC132328563 gene encoding mas-related G-protein coupled receptor member H-like → MEVTTMSPPPTSPTEGDDMCDTDVTIMAIHSVTLLICLSGLAGNGAVISLLSLKRRNAAIFALAVIDFLFLLFAGLSTLLILVEDISCSPIVPLLYLNFLFQLSVVSFYWVLFQLMHSSPVQYMYKLWKLCCRWDLPKRLLWVVGTVQYWAFLAIFTVIPTVTFLCPEQEQEHCRAAFIPMFALILLLFAAPMFISHTVDFINAKQGSQQQQPKRRDIVIVLIVLFTFILNIWNFLQQLGYITVSSEVVFLLTCTHSTIKPFIYFLAGQCWRPCAMGSLRLSLQRVFEEPKKKKAHGNDPAMDTGV, encoded by the coding sequence ATGGAGGTGACCACCATGTCCCCACCTCCCACCTCACCCACTGAAGGAGATGATATGTGTGACACAGATGTCACCATCATGGCCATACACAGTGTGACACTGCTCATCTgcctctctgggctggctgggaatggggctgtcaTCAGCCTCCTCAGCCTGAAAAGGAGGAACGCTGccatctttgccctggctgtcaTTGACTTCCTGTTCCTCCTCTTTGCAGGGCTCTCCACCCTCCTTATCCTGGTGGAGGACATATCCTGCTCTCCTATCGTGCCCCTGCTGTACCTgaatttccttttccagctgtcagTGGTGTCCTTCTACTGGGTGTTGTTCCAGCTGAtgcacagcagccctgtgcagtATATGTACAAGCTCTGGAAGCTCTGCTGCCGCTGGGACCTTCCGAAGCGCCTGTTGTGGGTGGTGGGCACTGTCCAATACTGGGCCTTCTTGGCTATCTTCACTGTCATTCCCACAGTGACATTCCTGTGCCCagaacaggagcaggagcactgcCGGGCTGCTTTCATCCCCATGTTCGCTctcatcctgctcctctttGCTGCACCCATGTTCATTTCTCACACAGTTGATTTCATTAATGCCAagcagggctcccagcagcagcaacccaAGAGGCGCGACATCGTTATCGTCCTCATTGTGCTCTTCACTTTCATCCTCAACATCTGgaatttcctgcagcagcttggtTACATCACTGTGTCCTCAGAGGTTGTtttcctgctcacctgcacccacagcaccaTCAAACCCTTCATCTACTTcttggcagggcagtgctggaggccCTGCGCCATGGGGTCCCTCCGGCTCTCCCTCCAGAGGGTCTTTGaggagccaaaaaaaaaaaaagcccatggAAATGATCCTGCCATGGACACAGGGGTGTGA
- the LOC132328558 gene encoding proto-oncogene Mas-like — MTPLFTSPADRPGQCEITVSNMAMHFVTLLVGLCGLAGNGAFLRLLHVNPNTDFVFNQAITDFLFLIIMVPSTLLFLVEEVSCSAIMPLIYLSFLFYLSLFSYTMGLYRLMFISIQRCRSILCLFFCGCQLPERLVLVAMSVLFWVLLFVVTAVNPTVTSQCQSHEQEQCQVALTSMYALNLFLFAAPMIISSTILFIHLKPGSQQQHKRLDIVIVLAALFSLPLSLWSLLQQLGYTAVPSQVVFLLTCITSSIKPFIYFLVGSWKRACSMGSCWRQCSMESCRKHSSLQSLRKAIHRVFEEPEENRAHRNVPSVDTVL, encoded by the coding sequence ATGACCCCTCTTTTCACCTCACCAGCTGACCGACCTGGTCAGTGTGAGATCACTGTCTCCAACATGGCCATGCACTTTGTGACACTGCTCGTCGGTCTctgtgggctggctgggaacGGGGCTTTCCTCCGGCTCCTGCACGTTAATCCCAACACCGACTTCGTCTTCAACCAGGCCATCACCgacttcctcttcctcatcatCATGGTTCCTTCCACCCTGCTCTTCCTTGTGGAGGAGGTTTCCTGCTCTGCTATAATGCCCCTAATATATttgagctttcttttctatctgtCGCTGTTCTCCTACACCATGGGCCTGTACCGGCTGATGTTTATCAGCATTCAGAGGTGCAGATCCATACTATGCCTGTTTTTCTGTGGTTGCCAGCTTCCTGAACGCCTGGTGTTAGTGGCGATGAGTGTCCTGTTCTGGGTCCTCCTGTTCGTTGTCACCGCTGTTAATCCCACTGTGACTTCCCAGTGCCAGTCACACGAGCAGGAGCAATGCCAGGTGGCTCTCACCTCCATGTACGCCCTCAACCTCTTCCTATTTGCTGCACCCATGATCATTTCCAGCACAATCCTCTTCATTCATCTCaagcctggctcccagcagcagcacaagaggCTTGACATTGTTATAGTCCTCGCTGCACTCTTCAGTCTGCCCCTCAGTCTCTggtctctcctgcagcagctcggTTACACGGCTGTGCCCTCCCAGGTGGTTTTCCTGCTCACCTGCATCACCAGCAGCATCAAACCCTTCATCTACTTCTTGGTGGGAAGCTGGAAGAGAGCCTGCTCcatggggagctgctggagacagtgctccatggagagctgcaggaagcactCCTCCTTGCAGTCCCTAAGGAAGGCGATCCACAGGGTGTTTGAGGAGCCAGAAGAGAACAGAGCCCACAGAAATGTTCCCTCTGTGGACACAGTGCTCTGA
- the LOC132328554 gene encoding mas-related G-protein coupled receptor member A1-like, producing the protein MEVSTMSRLFTSLPNGTSQCEVNISNMAIDFVMLLVSLCGLAGNGVALWLLHVNAITHFISKQAIIDFLFLIFMLPSTLLFLVEEVSCSAIMPLMYLSLLFQLSLFTYSIGLYRLMFISIQRCRSILCLLFCGCQLPEHLLWVLMTGLFWVLLFVFIAVNPTVTFLCQSHEQEQCQVALTSMYALNLFLFAAPMVISSTILFIHLKPGSQQQQQHKSLDIVIFLVALFSLPFSLWNLLQQLGYTVVSSQAVLLLACINSSIKPFICFLVGSWKRDCSMGSCWRQCSMESCRKHSSMQSLRKAIHRVFEEPEENTASGNDPSVDTGV; encoded by the coding sequence ATGGAGGTGAGCACCATGTCTCGTCTTTTCACCTCATTGCCAAATGGAACCAGTCAGTGTGAGGTCAATATCTCCAACATGGCCATAGATTTTGTGATGCTGCTTGTCAGTCTctgtgggctggctgggaatggAGTTGCCCTCTGGCTCCTGCACGTTAATGCCATCACCCACTTCATCTCCAAACAGGCCATCATCGACTTCCTCTTCCTAATCTTCATGTTGCCCTCCACCCTGCTCTTCCTTGTGGAGGAAGTGTCCTGCTCTGCTATAATGCCCCTGATGTATCTGAGcttgcttttccagctgtcaCTATTCACCTACAGTATAGGTCTGTACCGGCTGATGTTTATCAGCATTCAGAGGTGCAGATCCATACTATGCCTGCTATTCTGTGGTTGCCAACTGCCCGAGCACTTGTTGTGGGTCTTGATGACTGGCCTGTTCTGGGTCCTCCTCTTCGTTTTCATCGCTGTCAATCCCACAGTGACTTTCCTGTGCCAGTCACACGAGCAGGAGCAATGCCAGGTGGCTCTCACCTCCATGTACGCCCTCAACCTCTTCCTATTTGCTGCACCCATGGTCATTTCCAGCACAATCCTCTTCATTCATCTCaagcctggctcccagcagcagcagcagcacaagagtCTTGACATTGTTATCTTCCTCGTTGCACTCTTCAGTCTGCCCTTCAGTCTCTGGAATTTACTGCAGCAGCTTGGCTACACGGTTGTGTCTTCCCAGGCGGTTTTACTTCTTGCCTGCATCAACAGCAGCATCAAACCCTTCATCTGCTTCTTGGTggggagctggaagagagaTTGCTCcatggggagctgctggagacagtgctccatggagagctgcaggaagcactCCTCCATGCAGTCCCTAAGGAAGGCAATCCACAGGGTGTTTGAGGAGCCAGAAGAAAACACTGCCAGTGGAAATGATCCCTCTGTGGACACGGGGGTCTGA